Proteins from one Panicum virgatum strain AP13 chromosome 7K, P.virgatum_v5, whole genome shotgun sequence genomic window:
- the LOC120640834 gene encoding uncharacterized protein LOC120640834 isoform X3, which yields MQCSRNGKARDDQGKKQEDDFQDKRQDFSACSSAHCCISAFGGKEQANEKAHKVHPGAASEKRAIGSRDMVKTNDYGRYDPSPAFSKPRFKLIPN from the exons ATGCAGTGTTCAAGGAATGGAAAGGCTAGAGATGATCAggggaagaagcaagaagatgacTTCCAAGATAAGAGGCAGGACTTCAGTGCTTGTTCTTCTGCTCATTGTTGTATCAGTGCTTTTG GAGGAAAGGAACAAGCGAATGAAAAGGCTCACAAG GTGCATCCCGGTGCTGCATCTGAAAAGCGAGCAATTGGTTCTAGAGACATGGTTAAGACAAACGATTACGGACGCTACGACCCGAGTCCGGCATTTTCCAAGCCTCGCTTCAAGCTTATACCCAACTGA
- the LOC120640834 gene encoding uncharacterized protein LOC120640834 isoform X2, protein MERLEMIRGRSKKMTSKIRGRTSVLVLLLIVVSVLLVCAEAHREKEVFAGGKEQANEKAHKVHPGAASEKRAIGSRDMVKTNDYGRYDPSPAFSKPRFKLIPN, encoded by the exons ATGGAAAGGCTAGAGATGATCAggggaagaagcaagaagatgacTTCCAAGATAAGAGGCAGGACTTCAGTGCTTGTTCTTCTGCTCATTGTTGTATCAGTGCTTTTGGTATGCGCCGAAG CACATAGAGAGAAAGAGGTTTTCGCAGGAGGAAAGGAACAAGCGAATGAAAAGGCTCACAAG GTGCATCCCGGTGCTGCATCTGAAAAGCGAGCAATTGGTTCTAGAGACATGGTTAAGACAAACGATTACGGACGCTACGACCCGAGTCCGGCATTTTCCAAGCCTCGCTTCAAGCTTATACCCAACTGA
- the LOC120640833 gene encoding glutamate--tRNA ligase, cytoplasmic-like isoform X1: MEAKLAFSQDSPPISIICAAKVAGIPLTVQPSLAAGSAPTLQFGSGESLHGVNPILHFIARGASFSSFSGKNAIEFGHVVEWLEYAPIFLSGSEFENACSFVDGYLASRTFLVGHGLTIADIAVWSNLAGIGQRWESLRKSKKYQNLVRWFNSIDAEYRDTLNEIVAAYVGKRGIGKSPAPSLKEKVHDSKDPSAPEVDLPGAKVGQVCVRFAPEPSGYLHIGHAKAALLNKYFAERYQGRLIVRFDDTNPSKESNEFVENLLKDIETLGIKYDAVTYTSDYFPKLMEMAESLIKQGKAYVDDTPKEQMRKERMDGIESRCRNNTVEENLSLWKEMVNGTERGMQCCVRGKLDMQDPNKSLRDPVYYRCNTDPHHRVGSKYKVYPTYDFACPFVDALEGVTHALRSSEYHDRNAQYYRILQDMGLRRVEIYEFSRLNMVYTLLSKRKLLWFVQNKKVEDWTDPRFPTVQGIVRRGLKVEALIQFILQQGASKNLNLMEWDKLWTINKKIIDPVCARHTAVLKDQRVIFTLTNGPEKPFVRILPRHKKCEAAGKKATTFANRIWLDYADASAISKGEEVTLMDWGNAIIKEIKMENGVITELVGELHLEGSVKTTKLKITWLADIDELVPLSLVEFDYLISKKKLEEDEDFLDNLNPCTRRETPALGDANMRNLKLGEVIQIERKGYYRCDAPFIRSSKPVVLFAIPDGRQQASLN; this comes from the exons ATGGAGGCAAAGTTGGCGTTCTCCCAGGACAGCCCACCGATTTCTATCATCTGTGCGGCTAAGGTTGCGGGTATACCCCTAACTGTTCAACCTAGTCTTGCTGCTGGCTCGGCGCCCACACTGCAGTTTGGTTCTGG AGAATCGCTCCATGGTGTAAACCCAATCCTCCACTTCATTGCCCGTGGTGCATCATTTTCCAGCTTCTCTGGGAAGAATGCTATTGAGTTTGGGCAT GTTGTTGAATGGCTTGAATATGCCCCCATATTCCTTTCCGGCTCTGAATTTGAGAATGCCTGCTCATTTGTTGATGGATACTTGGCCTCCAGGACCTTTCTGGTTGGTCATGGGCTGACAATTGCTGACATTGCAGTGTGGTCGAATCTTGCTG GGATTGGTCAACGGTGGGAGAGTCTAAGGAAATCAAAGAAATACCAGAATCTTGTCCGCTGGTTCAATAGCATAGACGCAGAATACAGGGATACACTGAATGAAATTGTAGCAGCATATGTTGGGAAACGAGGAATTGGAAAATCTCCAGCGCCAAGCCTTAAGGAGAAGGTACATGATTCAAAGGACCCATCAGCTCCAGAAGTTGATCTCCCAGGTGCAAAAGTTGGGCAAGTTTGTGTTCGTTTTGCCCCAGAGCCTAGCGGGTACCTCCATATTGGTCATGCAAAGGCTGCATTATTGAACAAATACTTTGCTGAAAGATATCAAGGGCGCCTAATTGTTCGATTTGATGACACAAACCCTTCAAAAGAAAGCAATGAGTTTGTCGAGAACCTTCTGAAAGATATTGAGACGTTGGGGATCAAATATGATGCTGTCACATACACATCTGACTATTTTCCAAAGCTAATGGAAATGGCTGAGAGTTTGATTAAGCAGGGGAAAGCATATGTTGATGATACACCAAAGGAACAAATGAGGAAAGAGAGGATGGATGGTATTGAATCAAGGTGCAGAAATAATACTGTTGAGGAAAATCTGTCATTATGGAAAGAGATGGTTAATGGAACTGAGAGGGGCATGCAGTGCTGTGTGCGGGGCAAACTTGACATGCAGGATCCTAACAAGTCACTCAGAGATCCTGTTTACTACCGCTGTAATACTGATCCTCACCATCGTGTTGGTTCAAAGTACAAGGTCTACCCAACATATGACTTTGCTTGCCCATTTGTTGATGCATTGGAGGGAGTGACACACGCTCTTCGTTCCAGTGAATACCATGACAGGAATGCACAATATTATCGAATTCTACAAGATATGGGGTTGAGGAGAGTAGAAATTTATGAATTCAGCCGATTGAACATGGTTTACACTCTTCTCAGCAAGCGGAAGCTTCTTTGGTTTGTACAAAACAAGAAGGTTGAAGATTGGACCGATCCGCGGTTTCCCACTGTTCAAGGCATAGTCCGTCGTGGCTTGAAGGTTGAGGCGCTGATACAATTTATACTCCAACAG GGCGCTTCAAAAAATCTGAATCTGATGGAATGGGATAAACTATGGACAATCAACAAGAAGATAATTGATCCAGTGTGCGCAAGGCATACTGCTGTGCTAAAAGATCAGAGAGTGATCTTTACTCTTACTAATGGTCCAGAGAAGCCATTTGTTCGAATTTTGCCAAGGCACAAGAAATGTGAAGCTGCTGGAAAGAAGGCTACAACATTTGCAAACAGAATTTGGCTGGATTATGCTGATGCATCAGCCATTAGCAAGGGTGAGGAAGTAACCCTAATGGACTGGGGGAATGCTATCATTAAAGAGATCAAGATGGAGAATGGAGTGATTACTGAACTAGTTGGAGAACTACATCTTGAGGGCTCTGTGAAGACAACAAAATTGAAGATCACATGGCTAGCAGATATAGATGAGCTAGTCCCCCTCTCATTGGTGGAATTCGATTATCTCATTAGCAAGAAAAAA CTGGAGGAGGATGAAGACTTTCTTGACAATCTCAATCCTTGCACTCGACGAGAGACCCCAGCCCTTGGAGACGCAAACATGAGGAACCTCAAGCTCGGGGAGGTCATACAGATCGAGAGGAAAGGCTACTACAGGTGTGATGCCCCATTTATCAGGTCGTCGAAACCTGTGGTCCTATTTGCGATCCCAGATGGTCGGCAGCAGGCCTCGCTGAACTAG
- the LOC120640834 gene encoding uncharacterized protein LOC120640834 isoform X1 has translation MQCSRNGKARDDQGKKQEDDFQDKRQDFSACSSAHCCISAFAHREKEVFAGGKEQANEKAHKVHPGAASEKRAIGSRDMVKTNDYGRYDPSPAFSKPRFKLIPN, from the exons ATGCAGTGTTCAAGGAATGGAAAGGCTAGAGATGATCAggggaagaagcaagaagatgacTTCCAAGATAAGAGGCAGGACTTCAGTGCTTGTTCTTCTGCTCATTGTTGTATCAGTGCTTTTG CACATAGAGAGAAAGAGGTTTTCGCAGGAGGAAAGGAACAAGCGAATGAAAAGGCTCACAAG GTGCATCCCGGTGCTGCATCTGAAAAGCGAGCAATTGGTTCTAGAGACATGGTTAAGACAAACGATTACGGACGCTACGACCCGAGTCCGGCATTTTCCAAGCCTCGCTTCAAGCTTATACCCAACTGA
- the LOC120640833 gene encoding glutamate--tRNA ligase, cytoplasmic-like isoform X2 translates to MEAKLAFSQDSPPISIICAAKVAGIPLTVQPSLAAGSAPTLQFGSGESLHGVNPILHFIARGASFSSFSGKNAIEFGHVVEWLEYAPIFLSGSEFENACSFVDGYLASRTFLVGHGLTIADIAVWSNLAGIGQRWESLRKSKKYQNLVRWFNSIDAEYRDTLNEIVAAYVGKRGIGKSPAPSLKEKVHDSKDPSAPEVDLPGAKVGQVCVRFAPEPSGYLHIGHAKAALLNKYFAERYQGRLIVRFDDTNPSKESNEFVENLLKDIETLGIKYDAVTYTSDYFPKLMEMAESLIKQGKAYVDDTPKEQMRKERMDGIESRCRNNTVEENLSLWKEMVNGTERGMQCCVRGKLDMQDPNKSLRDPVYYRCNTDPHHRVGSKYKVYPTYDFACPFVDALEGVTHALRSSEYHDRNAQYYRILQDMGLRRVEIYEFSRLNMVYTLLSKRKLLWFVQNKKVEDWTDPRFPTVQGIVRRGLKVEALIQFILQQGASKNLNLMEWDKLWTINKKIIDPVCARHTAVLKDQRVIFTLTNGPEKPFVRILPRHKKCEAAGKKATTFANRIWLDYADASAISKGEEVTLMDWGNAIIKEIKMENGVITELVGELHLEGSVKTTKLKITWLADIDELVPLSLVEFDYLISKKKVTGGG, encoded by the exons ATGGAGGCAAAGTTGGCGTTCTCCCAGGACAGCCCACCGATTTCTATCATCTGTGCGGCTAAGGTTGCGGGTATACCCCTAACTGTTCAACCTAGTCTTGCTGCTGGCTCGGCGCCCACACTGCAGTTTGGTTCTGG AGAATCGCTCCATGGTGTAAACCCAATCCTCCACTTCATTGCCCGTGGTGCATCATTTTCCAGCTTCTCTGGGAAGAATGCTATTGAGTTTGGGCAT GTTGTTGAATGGCTTGAATATGCCCCCATATTCCTTTCCGGCTCTGAATTTGAGAATGCCTGCTCATTTGTTGATGGATACTTGGCCTCCAGGACCTTTCTGGTTGGTCATGGGCTGACAATTGCTGACATTGCAGTGTGGTCGAATCTTGCTG GGATTGGTCAACGGTGGGAGAGTCTAAGGAAATCAAAGAAATACCAGAATCTTGTCCGCTGGTTCAATAGCATAGACGCAGAATACAGGGATACACTGAATGAAATTGTAGCAGCATATGTTGGGAAACGAGGAATTGGAAAATCTCCAGCGCCAAGCCTTAAGGAGAAGGTACATGATTCAAAGGACCCATCAGCTCCAGAAGTTGATCTCCCAGGTGCAAAAGTTGGGCAAGTTTGTGTTCGTTTTGCCCCAGAGCCTAGCGGGTACCTCCATATTGGTCATGCAAAGGCTGCATTATTGAACAAATACTTTGCTGAAAGATATCAAGGGCGCCTAATTGTTCGATTTGATGACACAAACCCTTCAAAAGAAAGCAATGAGTTTGTCGAGAACCTTCTGAAAGATATTGAGACGTTGGGGATCAAATATGATGCTGTCACATACACATCTGACTATTTTCCAAAGCTAATGGAAATGGCTGAGAGTTTGATTAAGCAGGGGAAAGCATATGTTGATGATACACCAAAGGAACAAATGAGGAAAGAGAGGATGGATGGTATTGAATCAAGGTGCAGAAATAATACTGTTGAGGAAAATCTGTCATTATGGAAAGAGATGGTTAATGGAACTGAGAGGGGCATGCAGTGCTGTGTGCGGGGCAAACTTGACATGCAGGATCCTAACAAGTCACTCAGAGATCCTGTTTACTACCGCTGTAATACTGATCCTCACCATCGTGTTGGTTCAAAGTACAAGGTCTACCCAACATATGACTTTGCTTGCCCATTTGTTGATGCATTGGAGGGAGTGACACACGCTCTTCGTTCCAGTGAATACCATGACAGGAATGCACAATATTATCGAATTCTACAAGATATGGGGTTGAGGAGAGTAGAAATTTATGAATTCAGCCGATTGAACATGGTTTACACTCTTCTCAGCAAGCGGAAGCTTCTTTGGTTTGTACAAAACAAGAAGGTTGAAGATTGGACCGATCCGCGGTTTCCCACTGTTCAAGGCATAGTCCGTCGTGGCTTGAAGGTTGAGGCGCTGATACAATTTATACTCCAACAG GGCGCTTCAAAAAATCTGAATCTGATGGAATGGGATAAACTATGGACAATCAACAAGAAGATAATTGATCCAGTGTGCGCAAGGCATACTGCTGTGCTAAAAGATCAGAGAGTGATCTTTACTCTTACTAATGGTCCAGAGAAGCCATTTGTTCGAATTTTGCCAAGGCACAAGAAATGTGAAGCTGCTGGAAAGAAGGCTACAACATTTGCAAACAGAATTTGGCTGGATTATGCTGATGCATCAGCCATTAGCAAGGGTGAGGAAGTAACCCTAATGGACTGGGGGAATGCTATCATTAAAGAGATCAAGATGGAGAATGGAGTGATTACTGAACTAGTTGGAGAACTACATCTTGAGGGCTCTGTGAAGACAACAAAATTGAAGATCACATGGCTAGCAGATATAGATGAGCTAGTCCCCCTCTCATTGGTGGAATTCGATTATCTCATTAGCAAGAAAAAAGTAA CTGGAGGAGGATGA